A window of Mangifera indica cultivar Alphonso chromosome 11, CATAS_Mindica_2.1, whole genome shotgun sequence contains these coding sequences:
- the LOC123228689 gene encoding SWI/SNF complex subunit SWI3B, which produces MAAKELPGPSTPVKPEIPPTSDADADVVHLPSYSRWFSWDSINECEVKFLPEFFDSRSPSKNPRVYKYYRDSIIMKFRENPSRKITFTDVRRILVGDVGSIRRVFDFLETWGLINFWASVKPLKWEDKETKSAASSVEFAALRKETSKRVCNGCKSLCTIACFACEKYELTLCARCYVRGNYRVGVSSSDFRRVEISEETRTEWTEKETLLLLEGIMHYGDDWKKVAQHVPGRSERDCISHFIKLPFGEEFIGHPDLGEDDIKINHTKNPGNAESELLIDCTASPSKRMRLTPLADASNPIMAQAAFLSALAGVEVAEAAARAAVTTQSEVDNRISELNLSSLVRNTKHQEAEVAANGNTTENVLEKTSFDANSLIEKDQLDVEKAVTDIIEIEMKEIQDKIVRFEKLDLQMEKEWQQLEELKNMLFVDQLSLLFHKTTAPKTVDHAEENVKTHVP; this is translated from the exons ATGGCTGCTAAAGAGCTTCCCGGACCCTCCACTCCCGTGAAGCCCGAGATTCCTCCGACCTCCGACGCCGACGCCGACGTCGTACACCTCCCCAGCTACTCCA GATGGTTTTCATGGGACTCTATCAATGAATGCGAGGTCAAATTTCTTCCTGAATTTTTCGATTCACGTTCCCCTTCAAAAAACCCTAGAGTTTACAAGTACTACAGGGATTCTATAATCATGAAATTTCGAGAAAATCCTTCTAGGAAAATCACTTTCACAGACGTCAGGAGGATTCTGGTGGGTGACGTGGGCTCCATTCGAAGGGTATTTGATTTTCTTGAGACTTGGGGACTCATCAATTTCTGGGCTTCTGTCAAGCCCCTCAAGTGGGAAGATAAAGAAACTAAGTCTGCTGCTTCTTCTGTTGAATTTGCCGCTTTACGTAAGGAGACTTCTAAGAGGGTTTGCAATGGCTGCAAATCTCTTTGTACCATTGCTTGTTTTGCTTGTGAAAAG TATGAGTTGACGCTTTGTGCAAGATGCTATGTTCGTGGGAACTATCGGGTTGGTGTTAGTTCTTCAGACTTTAGGAGGGTTGAGATCAGTGAGGAGACAAGAACAGAATGGACAGAGAAAGAGACTTTGCTTCTTCTGGAGGGTATTATGCATTATGGTGATGACTGGAAGAAAGTTGCACAGCATGTTCCTGGTAGATCTGAGAGAGACTGCATCTCTCATTTTATCAAGCTTCCTTTTGGGGAGGAATTTATCGGTCATCCAGACTTAGGGGAAGATGATATCAAAATTAATCATACGAAGAATCCTGGCAATGCTGAAAGTGAATTGTTAATCGACTGCACAGCATCCCCTAGTAAAAGAATGCGTCTCACTCCTCTTGCAGATGCAAGCAACCCGATCATGGCTCAG GCTGCTTTTCTGTCGGCTTTGGCCGGTGTTGAGGTTGCCGAAGCAGCTGCTCGAGCAGCTGTTACAACTCAGTCAGAGGTTGATAACAGAATTAGTGAACTGAATCTTAGCTCTCTTGTCAGAAACACAAAACATCAAG AAGCTGAAGTTGCAGCTAATGGCAATACCACTGAAAATGTGCTGGAAAAGACGTCTTTTGATGCAAATTCCTTGATAGAAAAGGACCAGCTGGACGTTGAGAAAGCTGTTACTGATATCATAGAAATAGAG ATGAAAGAGATCCAAGATAAGATTGTTCGCTTTGAAAAGTTGGATCTTCAGATGGAGAAAGAATGGCAACAGTTGGAGGAACTGAAGAATATGCTTTTTGTTGATCAACTTTCTCTTTTGTTCCATAAGACTACTGCTCCAAAAACGGTAGATCATGCTGAGGAGAATGTCAAAACTCATGTTCCTTAG